A DNA window from Caulobacter mirabilis contains the following coding sequences:
- a CDS encoding type II secretion system F family protein, producing the protein MPDFDPRWVFLVLVFAAVMTAAQALLGLVRTAGTRRKVNKRLAVVERTGSLAELVLELRKQRGLSESGDSRIMMRWLSDMVARSGVPYQPRRWALYVIGLAATVFLLLFVWTRSPLIALAVAPAVSIALPLAFLHFKAEARAKAIATQLPNALEIIVRSLEAGHPVPTAVALVGREMPDPLGSEFGMAADEIAYGATLEQAVGRIADRCRHPDVDLFAATIRLQERSGGNLTGLLKMNAKAVRERAKMRMKIKAASSEGRASAMILTGAPFGVLGILTVSAPHFYGAVIHATPVKIGLVVLGVWMFIGNLVMRRMIDMRI; encoded by the coding sequence ATGCCGGATTTCGATCCGCGGTGGGTCTTCCTGGTGCTGGTCTTCGCGGCGGTGATGACCGCGGCCCAGGCGCTGCTCGGGCTGGTCCGCACCGCCGGGACGCGGCGCAAGGTCAACAAGCGGTTGGCCGTCGTCGAACGGACCGGCTCGCTGGCCGAACTGGTGCTGGAGTTGCGCAAGCAGCGCGGCCTGAGCGAGTCCGGCGACAGCCGCATCATGATGCGCTGGCTGTCCGACATGGTCGCGCGATCGGGCGTGCCGTACCAGCCTCGGCGCTGGGCCCTGTACGTCATCGGCCTGGCGGCGACGGTGTTCCTGCTGCTGTTCGTCTGGACGCGCAGCCCGCTGATCGCCCTGGCCGTGGCGCCGGCCGTCTCGATCGCCCTGCCGCTGGCCTTCCTGCACTTCAAGGCCGAGGCGCGGGCCAAGGCGATCGCGACCCAGCTGCCGAACGCGCTGGAGATCATCGTGCGCAGTCTCGAGGCCGGGCATCCGGTGCCGACGGCCGTCGCCCTGGTCGGGCGCGAGATGCCCGACCCGCTGGGATCGGAGTTCGGCATGGCGGCGGACGAGATCGCCTACGGCGCGACGCTGGAGCAGGCCGTGGGGCGCATCGCCGACCGCTGCCGCCATCCGGACGTCGACCTGTTCGCGGCCACCATCCGGCTGCAGGAGAGGTCCGGCGGCAACCTGACCGGCCTGCTGAAGATGAACGCCAAGGCCGTGCGCGAGCGGGCCAAGATGCGGATGAAGATCAAGGCGGCGTCGAGCGAGGGGCGAGCCTCGGCGATGATCCTGACCGGCGCGCCGTTCGGCGTCCTGGGCATCCTGACCGTCTCCGCCCCCCACTTCTACGGCGCCGTCATCCACGCGACTCCCGTGAAGATCGGCTTGGTCGTCCTGGGCGTCTGGATGTTCATCGGCAACCTGGTCATGCGGCGCATGATCGACATGCGGATCTGA
- the hutC gene encoding histidine utilization repressor, with protein sequence MTAAQPVWARVKRHVLSNIRTGRWRAGDRIASEHELVRELGVARMTIRRALDELTREGLIVRKAGVGAFVAGEPLAESHPLEIRDIAAEVAARGRAWRAEVVALEAAVLDAEMAERFGMAAGATVFRSEIIHFEDAAPIQLERRWVNPAIAPDYLTQDFSSGTPAAHLLAAAPIEAGEQIVRAEAADARTAGLLRIPADAPVLTVARRTWSRGQVASAARLIHPGHAFQLAGRFGDLP encoded by the coding sequence ATGACCGCCGCCCAGCCGGTCTGGGCCCGGGTGAAGCGGCACGTCCTGAGCAACATCCGCACCGGCCGCTGGCGCGCCGGCGACCGCATCGCCTCGGAGCACGAGCTGGTGCGCGAGCTGGGCGTCGCCCGCATGACCATCCGCCGGGCTCTGGACGAGCTGACCCGCGAGGGGCTGATCGTGCGCAAGGCCGGCGTCGGCGCCTTCGTGGCCGGCGAGCCCCTGGCCGAAAGCCACCCGCTGGAGATCCGCGACATCGCCGCCGAGGTCGCCGCTCGCGGCCGCGCCTGGCGCGCCGAGGTGGTGGCCCTGGAAGCCGCCGTGCTCGACGCCGAGATGGCCGAACGCTTCGGCATGGCCGCCGGCGCGACCGTGTTCCGGTCTGAGATCATCCACTTCGAGGACGCCGCGCCGATCCAGTTGGAGCGACGGTGGGTCAACCCGGCCATCGCCCCCGACTATCTGACGCAGGATTTCTCGTCCGGCACGCCCGCCGCCCACCTGCTCGCCGCCGCGCCCATCGAGGCCGGCGAGCAGATCGTGCGGGCCGAGGCCGCCGACGCCCGCACCGCGGGACTGCTGCGCATACCCGCCGACGCGCCGGTCCTGACCGTCGCCCGCAGAACCTGGAGCCGGGGGCAGGTCGCCTCCGCCGCCCGCCTGATCCATCCCGGCCACGCCTTCCAGCTGGCCGGCCGCTTCGGAGATCTCCCTTGA
- the hutU gene encoding urocanate hydratase produces the protein MSTTNSRIVRADRGTERTAKSWLTEAALRMLMNNLDPDVAERPEDLVVYGGIGKAARDWASFDRIVEVLKRLEDDQTLLVQSGKPVGVFPTHPDAPRVLIANSNLVPKWATWEHFHELDKKGLAMYGQMTAGSWIYIGSQGIVQGTYETFAEAGRQHYGGDLAGRWILTGGLGGMGGAQPLAATMAGASMLAVECQRRCIERRLETRYLDEATEDLDDALARLDRAKAEGRAVSIGLLGNAAEIFPELVRRGVRPDIVTDQTSAHDTFNGYLPKGWTVEQWETARAADPASVDRAARASIVEHVQAMLDFHAMGVPTVDYGNNIRQVALDEGLKDAFAFPGFVPAYIRPLFCKGVGPFRWAALSGDPEDIYKTDQAMKELFPENKHLHRWLDMAKERIAFQGLPARICWIGLGDRHRAGLKFNEMVASGELKAPVVIGRDHLDSGSVASPNRETEAMQDGSDAVSDWPLLNALLNTAGGATWVSLHHGGGVGMGYSQHSGVVIVADGTPEAAKRLGRVLWNDPGTGVMRHADAGYDIAVDHAREQGLDLPSLPETQKGAR, from the coding sequence TTGAGCACGACCAACAGCCGCATCGTTCGAGCCGATCGCGGGACCGAACGCACCGCCAAGTCCTGGCTGACCGAAGCGGCGCTCCGTATGCTGATGAATAATCTGGATCCCGACGTGGCCGAGCGGCCCGAGGACCTGGTCGTCTACGGCGGCATCGGCAAGGCGGCCCGCGACTGGGCCAGCTTCGACCGCATCGTCGAGGTGCTGAAGCGGCTCGAGGACGACCAGACGCTGCTGGTCCAGTCGGGCAAGCCGGTCGGCGTCTTCCCGACCCATCCGGACGCCCCGCGCGTGCTCATCGCCAACTCCAATCTGGTCCCCAAGTGGGCGACCTGGGAGCATTTCCACGAACTGGATAAGAAGGGCCTGGCCATGTACGGCCAGATGACCGCCGGCAGCTGGATCTACATCGGCAGCCAGGGGATCGTCCAAGGCACCTACGAGACCTTCGCCGAGGCCGGCCGCCAGCACTACGGCGGCGACCTCGCCGGTCGCTGGATCCTGACCGGCGGCCTGGGCGGCATGGGCGGCGCCCAGCCGCTGGCCGCGACCATGGCCGGCGCGTCGATGCTGGCCGTCGAATGCCAGCGCCGCTGCATCGAGCGCCGCCTGGAGACCCGGTATCTCGACGAGGCGACCGAGGACCTGGACGACGCCCTGGCCCGTCTGGACCGCGCCAAGGCCGAAGGCCGCGCCGTCTCGATCGGCCTGCTGGGCAACGCCGCCGAGATCTTCCCCGAACTGGTCCGCCGCGGCGTCCGCCCGGACATCGTCACCGACCAGACCAGCGCCCACGACACCTTCAACGGCTACCTGCCCAAGGGTTGGACCGTCGAGCAGTGGGAGACCGCCCGCGCCGCCGACCCGGCCTCGGTGGACCGCGCCGCCCGCGCCTCGATCGTCGAGCACGTGCAGGCGATGCTGGACTTCCATGCGATGGGGGTTCCCACCGTCGACTACGGCAACAACATCCGCCAGGTCGCCCTGGACGAGGGGCTGAAGGACGCTTTCGCCTTCCCGGGCTTCGTGCCGGCCTACATCCGCCCGCTGTTCTGCAAGGGCGTCGGCCCGTTCCGCTGGGCCGCCCTCTCGGGTGATCCGGAGGACATCTACAAGACCGACCAGGCGATGAAGGAGCTGTTCCCCGAGAACAAGCACCTGCACCGCTGGCTGGACATGGCCAAGGAGCGGATCGCGTTCCAGGGCCTGCCCGCGCGGATCTGCTGGATTGGCCTGGGCGATCGCCATCGCGCGGGCCTGAAGTTCAACGAGATGGTCGCCAGCGGCGAGCTGAAGGCCCCGGTCGTGATCGGCCGCGACCACCTGGACAGCGGCTCGGTCGCCAGCCCCAACCGCGAGACCGAGGCCATGCAGGACGGCTCGGACGCGGTGTCAGACTGGCCGCTGCTGAACGCCCTGCTCAACACCGCCGGCGGCGCCACCTGGGTGTCGCTGCACCACGGCGGCGGGGTCGGCATGGGCTACAGCCAGCACTCGGGCGTGGTCATCGTGGCCGACGGCACGCCGGAGGCCGCCAAGCGGCTCGGCCGCGTCCTGTGGAACGACCCCGGCACCGGCGTGATGCGCCATGCCGACGCCGGCTACGACATCGCGGTCGACCACGCCCGCGAGCAGGGCCTCGACCTGCCCAGCCTGCCCGAAACCCAGAAGGGGGCCCGCTGA
- a CDS encoding AAA family ATPase gives MSFAGRRILIIGDGLAEMGRQAFRDAVIDTGGIDLLQGRWAFDETPHLVVIDAAGVAPEGLSAAVAALGQATAPPPILLTGEHLPAGLVRNLMRLPRSDVLEAPFSAPDLAVAAAGLALPQPAPAARPTSRCWMVTGAVGGAGATTIAIEIASALAVRHPGSRRVCLIDLNLVDGSVAAYLGASANMMLGKASQAPERIDPAVLDAFASSAPGGFDLLAAERDPTAFDTTSADAVLRILEVACQVYDVVVVDLPRHRRAWTLEAISGADELLVVSELTVPALLAARSLAAEIETDLPDGPPPQVVLNRLAKRVFGPAPSMGEAEKALQRKAAGGVTSDWEAAAASANLGGPISQHRPKSRIVKDVGDLVDRLLVAPARHGRAA, from the coding sequence ATGAGTTTCGCAGGACGCCGCATTCTGATCATCGGCGACGGGCTGGCCGAGATGGGCCGCCAGGCCTTCAGGGACGCCGTGATCGACACGGGCGGGATCGACCTCTTGCAGGGCCGCTGGGCCTTCGACGAGACGCCGCATCTGGTGGTGATCGACGCCGCCGGCGTGGCGCCGGAGGGACTCTCAGCCGCCGTGGCCGCCCTCGGGCAGGCGACCGCGCCGCCGCCGATCCTGCTGACCGGCGAGCATCTGCCGGCCGGGCTGGTGCGCAACCTGATGCGGCTGCCGCGGTCGGACGTGCTCGAAGCGCCGTTCAGCGCGCCGGATCTCGCCGTGGCCGCGGCCGGCCTGGCTCTGCCGCAGCCGGCGCCGGCGGCCCGTCCGACCTCCCGCTGCTGGATGGTGACGGGCGCCGTGGGCGGCGCGGGGGCGACCACCATCGCCATCGAGATCGCCAGCGCCCTGGCGGTCCGCCATCCAGGATCGCGCCGCGTCTGCCTGATCGACCTGAACCTCGTCGACGGCTCTGTCGCCGCCTACCTGGGGGCCTCTGCCAATATGATGCTGGGCAAGGCCTCCCAGGCGCCGGAGCGGATCGACCCGGCGGTCCTGGACGCCTTCGCCTCGTCGGCGCCGGGCGGCTTCGACCTGCTCGCCGCCGAGCGCGATCCAACCGCCTTCGACACGACCTCCGCCGACGCCGTCCTGCGCATCCTGGAAGTGGCCTGCCAGGTCTATGACGTCGTCGTGGTCGATCTGCCGCGCCATCGCCGGGCCTGGACGCTGGAGGCGATCAGCGGCGCCGATGAGCTGCTGGTGGTGTCCGAACTGACCGTGCCGGCGCTGCTCGCCGCCCGGTCACTGGCCGCCGAGATCGAGACCGACCTGCCCGACGGGCCGCCGCCGCAGGTGGTGCTGAACCGCCTGGCCAAGCGGGTCTTCGGTCCGGCGCCGTCGATGGGCGAAGCCGAGAAGGCGCTGCAGCGCAAGGCCGCCGGCGGGGTCACCTCGGACTGGGAAGCCGCCGCCGCCTCGGCCAATCTGGGCGGCCCGATCAGCCAGCACCGGCCCAAGTCCCGTATCGTCAAGGATGTCGGCGACCTGGTCGACCGGCTTCTGGTCGCGCCTGCCCGCCACGGAAGGGCCGCCTGA
- a CDS encoding type II secretion system F family protein, producing MDAVQLQTLLTWAAAGLIAVGLGGGLFLALREARLTARRRARLAGQAVVVSGAGAPSAAVSGVMSGVKRLGDRMAIQDPAQISTIRQRMVQAGWYSREAVAIYLGAKAVALFAATVATVLVLPLVVGKGAGMIALLPAAGFALAAILGPDQVVKAKRRKLELEYMEGFPDLLDLLVASVEAGLSLDAAVNRVTDELVRRYPHLAEHLKFLTLELRAGRARKDAWASFAERLGIEEARSLATMLRQAEEMGTSLGETLAVFSDDMRAKRMLRAEEKAMALPAKLMVPLILFIFPCLMGVLMLPAAYRISQTLMK from the coding sequence ATGGACGCTGTTCAGCTGCAGACTCTGCTGACCTGGGCCGCCGCGGGCCTGATCGCGGTGGGGCTGGGCGGGGGCCTGTTCCTGGCCCTGCGCGAGGCCAGGCTGACGGCGCGACGGCGCGCCCGGCTCGCCGGCCAGGCCGTCGTTGTTTCCGGCGCCGGCGCGCCGAGCGCGGCGGTGAGCGGCGTGATGAGCGGCGTGAAGCGGCTGGGCGACCGGATGGCGATCCAGGACCCGGCGCAGATCTCGACCATTCGCCAGCGCATGGTGCAGGCCGGCTGGTACAGCCGCGAGGCCGTGGCCATCTACCTGGGCGCCAAGGCCGTGGCCCTGTTCGCGGCGACGGTGGCCACCGTCCTGGTGCTGCCCCTGGTGGTGGGCAAGGGCGCGGGGATGATCGCCCTGCTGCCCGCGGCCGGTTTTGCGCTCGCGGCCATCCTGGGGCCGGACCAGGTGGTGAAGGCCAAGCGGCGCAAGCTCGAGCTCGAATACATGGAGGGCTTCCCGGACCTGCTCGACCTGCTGGTCGCGTCGGTGGAGGCCGGCCTGTCGCTGGACGCCGCCGTCAATCGCGTGACCGACGAGCTGGTCCGCCGCTATCCGCACCTGGCCGAGCATCTGAAGTTCCTGACGCTGGAGCTGCGCGCCGGCCGGGCCCGCAAGGACGCCTGGGCCTCGTTCGCCGAGCGCCTGGGGATCGAGGAGGCCCGCTCGCTGGCCACCATGCTGCGTCAGGCGGAAGAGATGGGCACCAGCCTGGGCGAGACCCTGGCGGTCTTCTCCGACGACATGCGCGCCAAGCGCATGCTGCGCGCGGAGGAGAAGGCCATGGCCCTGCCGGCCAAGCTGATGGTGCCGCTGATCCTGTTCATCTTCCCCTGTCTGATGGGGGTGCTGATGCTTCCCGCGGCGTATCGGATCAGCCAGACGCTGATGAAGTGA
- a CDS encoding formimidoylglutamate deiminase, with protein sequence MANHLHLNRARLPQGWADNVRLTVEGGVITAIETGVPQGDAERIAGAVVPAVTNLHSHAFQRAMAGLAERAKAGVEDFWAWREAMYRFLDRITPEQMEAIAAMLYAELAEGGYSGIVEFHYLHNDPTGQAYADPAETAHAHRRAAEAAGFGLTLAPVLYSHSSFGGLPPKPGQRRFIKTTDQFLRLLELSKAEAFAFHSLRAVTPEQIRDVLAAVDPVLPIHIHAAEQTGEVDDCLAWSGARPVEWLLANAPMSSRWTLVHATHMTDAEASGLARAGSTVALCPSTEGNLGDGFFNADAFLGAGGRFGIGSDSHVTTNVAEELRWFEYGRRLQLRKRTLSGGTGEHVGAGLWLSAARAGANPTGLKTGEIAVGARCDLVVLDESHPTLVERPGDLILDSLVFSGSGGIDQVWSGGRRIVEGGRHIAREAIAARYRQAVRELSE encoded by the coding sequence TTGGCCAATCATCTTCATCTGAACCGAGCGAGATTGCCCCAGGGCTGGGCGGACAATGTCCGTCTGACCGTCGAGGGCGGCGTGATCACGGCGATCGAAACCGGCGTCCCGCAGGGCGACGCCGAGCGAATCGCCGGCGCCGTCGTTCCCGCCGTCACCAACCTGCACAGCCACGCCTTCCAGCGGGCCATGGCTGGCCTGGCCGAGCGGGCCAAGGCCGGCGTCGAGGACTTCTGGGCCTGGCGCGAGGCGATGTACCGCTTCCTCGACCGCATCACGCCCGAGCAGATGGAGGCCATCGCCGCCATGCTCTACGCGGAGCTGGCCGAGGGCGGCTACAGCGGCATCGTCGAGTTCCACTACCTGCACAACGACCCGACGGGGCAGGCCTACGCCGACCCGGCCGAGACCGCTCACGCGCACCGCCGGGCGGCGGAGGCGGCGGGCTTCGGCCTGACCCTGGCCCCGGTGCTCTACAGCCACAGCAGCTTCGGCGGCCTGCCGCCCAAGCCGGGCCAGCGCCGCTTCATCAAGACCACCGACCAGTTCCTGCGCCTGCTGGAGCTGAGCAAGGCCGAGGCCTTCGCCTTCCACAGCCTGCGCGCCGTGACGCCGGAGCAGATCCGCGACGTCCTGGCGGCGGTCGACCCGGTCCTGCCGATCCACATCCACGCCGCGGAACAGACCGGCGAGGTCGACGACTGCCTGGCCTGGTCCGGCGCGCGGCCGGTGGAATGGCTGCTGGCCAACGCGCCGATGTCCAGCCGCTGGACCCTGGTCCACGCCACCCACATGACCGACGCCGAGGCCTCGGGTCTGGCGCGCGCCGGCTCGACCGTGGCGCTGTGCCCGTCGACGGAAGGCAATCTGGGCGACGGCTTCTTCAACGCCGACGCCTTCCTGGGCGCGGGCGGGCGCTTCGGCATCGGCTCGGACAGCCACGTCACGACCAACGTCGCCGAGGAGCTGCGCTGGTTCGAGTACGGCCGCCGGCTGCAGCTGCGCAAGCGGACCCTCAGCGGCGGGACTGGCGAACACGTCGGCGCCGGCCTGTGGTTGTCGGCGGCGCGGGCCGGGGCCAATCCGACCGGCTTGAAGACCGGCGAGATCGCCGTGGGGGCCCGCTGCGACCTGGTCGTGCTGGACGAGAGCCATCCGACCCTGGTCGAGCGGCCGGGCGACCTGATCCTCGACAGCCTGGTGTTCAGCGGTTCGGGCGGGATCGACCAGGTCTGGTCGGGCGGCAGGCGCATCGTCGAGGGCGGCCGTCACATCGCCCGCGAGGCCATCGCCGCCCGCTATCGCCAGGCCGTCCGGGAGCTGTCGGAATGA
- the hutI gene encoding imidazolonepropionase translates to MQRIDLLLTDCRAATMVAGGEPYGAIEDAAVAIDGGRIVWIGPRADLPEFSPINTARLDGRWITPGLVDCHTHLVFGGDRIGEFEARLGGTTYEEIAKAGGGIRSSVAATRAADEAELIRRGRRRLANFVAEGVTTIEIKSGYGLDPEAELKMLRAARYLDGDVRVVTSFLGLHAVPKDQDRDAYVSQMIDEVLPRAAAEGLADIVDAYLEGIAFTPDEVSRLFDKAKALGLPVRLHADQLTDGGGAALAAKHGALSADHLEYTGQAGVEALAKAGTVAVLLPGAFVALAETQKPPVEALRAAGADMAVASDCNPGTSPLLSLRAAMHLACVQFKLTPEEAIAGATRNAAKALGLAAETGTLEVGKLADIAVWDIERPAELCYWLGGALLHKSWRAGRPIVTRN, encoded by the coding sequence ATGCAGCGGATCGATCTTCTTCTCACCGACTGCCGCGCCGCGACCATGGTCGCTGGCGGCGAGCCCTACGGCGCGATCGAGGACGCCGCGGTGGCGATCGACGGCGGCCGCATCGTCTGGATCGGCCCGCGCGCCGACCTGCCCGAGTTTTCGCCGATCAACACCGCCCGCCTGGACGGCCGCTGGATCACGCCCGGCCTCGTCGACTGCCACACCCACCTGGTGTTCGGCGGCGACCGCATCGGCGAGTTCGAGGCCCGGCTGGGCGGCACGACCTACGAGGAGATCGCCAAGGCGGGCGGCGGAATCCGCTCCTCCGTGGCCGCCACCCGCGCCGCCGACGAAGCCGAGCTGATCCGGCGCGGCCGCCGTCGCCTGGCCAACTTCGTCGCCGAGGGCGTGACCACGATCGAGATCAAGTCCGGCTACGGCCTGGACCCCGAAGCCGAGCTGAAGATGCTGCGCGCCGCCCGCTACCTGGACGGCGACGTGCGGGTGGTGACCAGCTTCCTGGGCCTGCACGCCGTGCCCAAGGATCAGGACCGCGACGCCTATGTCTCGCAGATGATCGACGAGGTCCTGCCCCGCGCGGCGGCGGAGGGCCTGGCCGACATCGTCGACGCCTATCTGGAGGGCATCGCCTTCACGCCCGACGAGGTCTCGCGTCTGTTCGACAAGGCCAAGGCCCTGGGCCTGCCGGTGCGGCTGCACGCCGACCAACTGACCGACGGCGGCGGCGCGGCGTTGGCGGCGAAGCACGGGGCGCTGTCGGCCGACCATCTGGAATACACCGGCCAGGCCGGTGTCGAGGCCCTGGCCAAGGCGGGAACCGTCGCGGTGCTGCTGCCGGGAGCCTTCGTCGCCCTGGCCGAGACCCAGAAGCCTCCGGTCGAAGCCCTGCGCGCGGCCGGGGCGGACATGGCGGTGGCCAGCGACTGCAACCCCGGCACCTCGCCGCTGCTGTCGCTGCGCGCCGCGATGCACCTGGCCTGCGTCCAGTTCAAGCTGACCCCGGAGGAGGCCATCGCCGGCGCCACCCGCAACGCCGCCAAGGCCCTGGGCCTGGCCGCCGAGACCGGGACGCTGGAGGTCGGGAAGCTGGCCGATATCGCGGTTTGGGACATCGAGCGCCCGGCGGAGCTCTGCTACTGGCTGGGCGGCGCCTTGCTGCACAAGAGCTGGCGCGCAGGCCGGCCGATCGTGACGCGGAACTAG
- a CDS encoding CpaF family protein — protein MSRFSLRRATVPPPPVAEAPEAASIVIVETPPPAPQNALTDELLDMRLRLHGKLIEEIDLSKLGELDESEMRRQVRKLVGDFARDGRLGLSGGEMDQLGAEIFDEMVGLGPIEPLLKDESINDILINGPFQVYVERRGELELTPIRFRDNDHLLRIVNRIVAAVGRRIDESQPMVDARLADGSRVNAAIAPIAIDGACVSIRKFSKKPLSLERLVGVGAMPTCVAEFLHGAIRSRVSTVISGGTGSGKTTLLNALSAAISHGERLITIEDAAELQLQQPHVVRMETRPPNIEGKGEIRQRELVKNALRMRPDRVILGEVRSEEAFDMLQAMNTGHEGSMATIHANNPREAITRLEQMVAMGGMNLSNEAVRGQIAAAVGMVVQVMRLSDGKRKVMNVTEITGMEGHVVQMQDIFVFNRTRTDPDGTVHGEFRATGLRPRCLDEMQRRGIQYDTANFDPQRAL, from the coding sequence ATGAGCCGGTTCTCGCTTCGACGCGCGACGGTTCCGCCGCCGCCGGTCGCCGAGGCGCCCGAGGCGGCGTCGATCGTGATCGTCGAGACCCCGCCGCCGGCGCCGCAGAACGCCCTGACCGACGAACTGCTCGACATGCGCCTGCGTCTGCACGGCAAGCTGATCGAGGAGATCGACCTGTCCAAGCTCGGCGAGCTGGACGAGAGCGAGATGCGCCGCCAGGTCCGCAAGCTGGTCGGCGACTTCGCGCGCGATGGCCGTCTGGGCCTGTCGGGCGGTGAAATGGATCAGCTCGGCGCCGAGATATTCGACGAGATGGTCGGCCTGGGGCCGATCGAGCCGCTGCTGAAGGACGAGTCGATCAACGACATCCTGATCAACGGTCCGTTCCAGGTGTACGTCGAGCGGCGCGGCGAGCTGGAGCTGACTCCGATCCGCTTCCGCGACAACGACCACCTGCTGCGGATCGTCAATCGCATCGTCGCCGCCGTCGGCCGCCGCATTGACGAAAGCCAGCCGATGGTCGACGCCCGCCTGGCCGACGGCAGCCGGGTCAACGCCGCCATCGCGCCGATCGCCATCGACGGCGCCTGCGTCTCGATCCGGAAGTTCTCCAAGAAGCCGCTCAGCCTCGAACGGCTGGTCGGGGTCGGGGCGATGCCGACCTGCGTGGCGGAATTCCTGCACGGGGCGATCCGCAGCCGGGTATCGACCGTGATCAGCGGCGGCACGGGCTCGGGCAAGACCACGCTGCTCAACGCCCTGTCGGCCGCCATCAGCCACGGCGAACGCCTGATCACCATCGAGGACGCCGCCGAGCTGCAGCTGCAGCAGCCGCATGTCGTGCGGATGGAGACCCGTCCGCCGAACATTGAGGGCAAGGGAGAGATCCGGCAGCGCGAGCTGGTCAAGAACGCCCTCCGCATGCGTCCCGACCGCGTCATCCTGGGGGAGGTGCGCTCGGAAGAGGCTTTCGACATGCTCCAGGCCATGAACACCGGCCACGAGGGCTCGATGGCCACCATCCACGCCAACAATCCGCGCGAGGCCATCACCCGCCTGGAGCAGATGGTGGCGATGGGCGGCATGAACCTCTCGAACGAGGCCGTGCGCGGCCAGATCGCCGCCGCCGTCGGCATGGTGGTGCAGGTGATGCGCCTGTCGGACGGCAAGCGGAAGGTGATGAACGTCACCGAGATCACCGGCATGGAAGGCCATGTCGTGCAGATGCAGGACATCTTCGTGTTCAACCGCACCCGGACGGATCCGGACGGCACGGTGCATGGCGAGTTCCGCGCCACGGGGCTGCGACCGCGATGTCTGGATGAGATGCAGCGTCGCGGCATTCAGTACGACACCGCCAACTTCGACCCGCAGCGGGCGCTCTGA
- a CDS encoding type II and III secretion system protein family protein, whose product MRIVALLCAAAVAATAPAVQAQNFVSQSLIGEMAPSRVITVPKDKSAAFRLMAGAGEIVVAQPDIASIVANTDRSVYVRGKTLGTTNVLVYDRSHRLIEVIDVRVAQDLESLQADLASALPGEPIRVSALAGGVMLSGQVSTTSVAARAKAIAERYAPQAVSSELTVEAAQQVMLEVRIIEASRTALKDFGVNLGMQNNSGIVFGSGSGLVGASTPQGTLGIKTNIGTLSIEATLRALEEKGVIRTLARPNLAAISGEEATFLAGGEFPYPIPAGQGDITVAYKPFGVTLKFTPVVQDSGLIRLKVAPEVSQLDSRANIRLSGVDVPSLLVRRAGTTVELKDGESFAIAGLFQQDYSNTVRQLPWAGEVPILGTLFRSARWRKQETELVILVTPRLTTAAQSRRLAPEPLGNTREPTAIDLIFQGMALDRPIKPSPADSYAPDPAAP is encoded by the coding sequence ATGCGCATCGTCGCCCTGCTCTGCGCGGCCGCTGTCGCCGCGACCGCCCCGGCCGTCCAGGCTCAGAACTTCGTCTCCCAGAGCCTGATCGGCGAGATGGCGCCCAGCCGCGTGATCACGGTGCCGAAGGACAAGTCCGCGGCCTTCCGGCTGATGGCCGGCGCCGGCGAGATCGTCGTGGCCCAGCCGGACATCGCCAGCATCGTCGCCAATACGGACCGCAGCGTCTATGTCCGCGGCAAGACCCTGGGGACCACCAACGTCCTGGTCTACGATCGTAGCCATCGCCTGATCGAGGTGATCGACGTCCGCGTGGCCCAGGACCTGGAGTCGCTGCAGGCCGACCTGGCGTCCGCGCTGCCCGGCGAGCCGATCCGCGTCTCGGCCCTGGCCGGTGGCGTGATGCTGTCGGGCCAGGTCAGCACGACGTCCGTCGCGGCCCGCGCCAAGGCGATCGCCGAGCGCTACGCCCCCCAGGCGGTAAGTTCGGAGCTGACCGTCGAGGCCGCCCAGCAGGTCATGCTGGAGGTGCGGATCATCGAGGCCAGCCGGACGGCGCTGAAGGATTTCGGCGTCAACCTGGGGATGCAGAACAACTCCGGCATCGTGTTCGGCTCGGGCTCCGGCCTGGTCGGCGCCTCGACGCCGCAGGGCACGCTGGGCATCAAGACCAACATCGGCACGCTGTCGATCGAGGCCACGCTGCGAGCGCTCGAGGAGAAGGGCGTCATCCGCACCCTGGCCCGGCCGAACCTGGCCGCCATCTCCGGCGAGGAAGCCACCTTCCTGGCCGGGGGCGAGTTTCCCTATCCGATCCCCGCCGGCCAGGGCGACATCACCGTCGCCTACAAGCCCTTCGGGGTGACGCTGAAATTCACTCCGGTGGTTCAGGACAGCGGTCTGATCCGCCTGAAGGTCGCGCCGGAGGTCAGCCAGCTCGACAGCCGCGCTAACATCCGGCTGTCGGGCGTGGACGTCCCCAGCCTGCTGGTGCGGCGCGCCGGCACCACCGTCGAGCTGAAGGATGGCGAGAGCTTCGCCATCGCCGGCCTGTTCCAGCAGGACTACAGCAACACCGTGCGCCAGCTGCCCTGGGCGGGCGAGGTGCCGATCCTGGGGACGCTGTTCCGCTCGGCCCGCTGGCGCAAACAGGAGACCGAGCTGGTGATCCTGGTCACGCCGCGGCTGACCACCGCCGCTCAGAGCCGCCGCCTGGCGCCCGAGCCGCTGGGCAATACGCGCGAGCCGACCGCGATCGATCTGATCTTCCAGGGCATGGCGCTGGACCGGCCGATCAAGCCGTCGCCGGCCGATTCCTACGCCCCCGATCCCGCTGCGCCTTGA